The Victivallis lenta genomic interval ATGCGATCCACATTCCGGCAGAATACATGATTCACATTTTCCGTCAGGATCGGCCGGGATTGCATCGAGGAGTTCCCGAGATCACGCCCGCGCTGCCGCTGTTTGCTCAACTTCGCAGATACAATCTTGCTGTGCTTTCAGCGGCGGAGGCCGCGGCGGATTTTGCGGCGATTCTCTACACGGACGCTCCGCCGAACGGCGAATCGGATGAAGTCGAGCCCATGGATGCCATTCCGCTGGAACGGAACATGATGCTGACGGTTCCGGCCGGGTGGAAAATGGGACAGCTTGATCCCAAACAGCCGGCGGCGAACCATGCGGAGTTCGTGAAGATCATTCTGAGCGAAATCGCCCGCTGTGTGGTGACGACCTATGGCACGCTGGCGGGAGATTTTTCCGGGCACAACTACGCCAGCGGCAGACTGGACAACCAGATTTACCATAAAAGCATTCTTGTCGATCGGTCGTTCTGGGAAACGGAGGTTCTGAACCGGATTTTTGAGGTGTGGTTCCGGGAATACCGCCTGACAGCGGACGGACGAGTGGTGGACGAGCGGCACACATGGTTCTGGGACGGTTTCCCGCATGTCGATCCGTCGAAGGAAGCCACCGCCCAGGAAACCCGGCTGACGAACAACACAACAACTCTTGCGGCAGAGTGTGCCAAGGACGGACGGGATTACTTGTCCGTTCTGCGGCAGCGGGCAAAAGAGATCAAACTGATGAAGGAGCTTGGAATCCCGATCAG includes:
- a CDS encoding phage portal protein, with amino-acid sequence MFNRLKSIFRSRTPPKPLVRARFDAAQTTRDNWRHWSAADHLSADMEAAPEVRRTLRMRSRYEVANNSYARGLVQMLANDTIGTGPRLQMLSADETFNDAVETAFMRWSDAVRLAPKLRTMRMARCQDGEAFAVLATNPKIRHGVKLDLQLIEADRVSGELRWFEDDTSVDGISYDRWGNPTDYRVLKYHPGDIRYMPGDDAIHIPAEYMIHIFRQDRPGLHRGVPEITPALPLFAQLRRYNLAVLSAAEAAADFAAILYTDAPPNGESDEVEPMDAIPLERNMMLTVPAGWKMGQLDPKQPAANHAEFVKIILSEIARCVVTTYGTLAGDFSGHNYASGRLDNQIYHKSILVDRSFWETEVLNRIFEVWFREYRLTADGRVVDERHTWFWDGFPHVDPSKEATAQETRLTNNTTTLAAECAKDGRDYLSVLRQRAKEIKLMKELGIPISSESPGSPKSPEQQTEPDDGSEPREDI